A genomic window from Populus nigra chromosome 7, ddPopNigr1.1, whole genome shotgun sequence includes:
- the LOC133698218 gene encoding uncharacterized protein LOC133698218 has protein sequence MAGVEMFPKEYGYVVFVLVAYCFLNFWMGFQVGSARKKYKVPYPTLYAIESENKDAKLFNCVQRGHQNSLEMMPVFFLLMVLGGIRHPCVCAALGSLFLVTRYFYFTGYATGDPKNRLNIGKYGFLALLGLIGCTISFGISLLRG, from the exons ATGGCAGGAGTAGAGATGTTCCCTAAAGAATATGGTTACGtagtttttgttcttgttgcTTATTGCTTTCTCAATTTCtggatgggattccaagttggtTCAGCTCGCAAGAAATACAAGGTCCCTTATCCAACCCTTTATGCCATTGAATCAGAAAACAAAGATGCCAAGCTCTTCAACTGTGTTCAG AGAGGACATCAGAATTCCCTGGAAATGATGCCAGTGTTCTTTTTGCTGATGGTGTTAGGAGGGATAAGGCATCCTTGTGTTTGTGCTGCCCTTGGTTCTCTTTTCCTTGTGACTCGGTATTTCTATTTCACTGGCTATGCTACTGGAGATCCCAAAAACCGTCTTAATATTGG GAAATATGGATTCTTGGCTTTGTTGGGGCTTATCGGGTGCACCATTTCATTTGGCATCAGTCTTCTTCGAGGATAG